A stretch of Malus sylvestris chromosome 11, drMalSylv7.2, whole genome shotgun sequence DNA encodes these proteins:
- the LOC126588814 gene encoding 21.7 kDa class VI heat shock protein-like yields MTTTTTSRKQLEVVRDDQTPQKWCVLLREDVFRRFMAQGSTNPTVQKVFGGASFFSPLLFGKFFDPSDAFPLWEFESDILLSGLRSSGQTCTDWFQTDQDYVLKVELPEEGKNNVQVSAENGKVVEISGQWKQQQRGESNSLKSTKDWRSGNWWEHGYVRRLELPQDADSRRIEASLANDLLLELKVHKINKPLDSNANAKDKDPM; encoded by the exons AtgactactactactactagtaGGAAGCAGCTTGAAGTCGTAAGAGACGATCAAACTCCGCAGAAATGGTGTGTTTTATTGAGGGAAGATGTGTTCAGAAGATTCATGGCTCAAGGCAGCACAAATCCAACAGTGCAGAAGGTCTTTGGTGGTGCATCTTTTTTCAGTCCTTTGCTGTTTGGGAAATTTTTTGATCCTTCTGATGCCTTCCCACTGTGGGAGTTTGAGTCGGATATCTTGCTGTCTGGTCTCAGAAGCTCTGGCCAAACCTGTACTGATTGGTTTCAAACAGATCAAGACTATGTCCTAAAAGTAGAACTACCAG AGGAAGGGAAAAATAATGTTCAAGTGTCTGCTGAAAATGGAAAAGTGGTGGAAATAAGTGGGCAGTGGAAGCAGCAGCAAAGAGGAGAGTCCAACTCCTTGAAGAGCACGAAGGATTGGAGAAGTGGGAATTGGTGGGAACATGGTTATGTTCGGAGGCTTGAGCTCCCACAAGATGCTGATTCCAGAAGGATAGAGGCTTCTCTCGCTAATGACCTACTTTTGGAACTCAAAGTTCACAAGATCAACAAACCCTTGGATTCTAATGCCAATGCAAAAGATAAAGATCCAATGTGA